One Augochlora pura isolate Apur16 chromosome 10, APUR_v2.2.1, whole genome shotgun sequence DNA window includes the following coding sequences:
- the Art7 gene encoding arginine methyltransferase 7, whose product MSLENANMRPLTGFDNWMDDDTFDYYQEIARSAFADMLHDHERNQKYYAALKIAIERKHQMGEEANVLDIGTGTGLFSMMAATCGADTVTACEFFSPMAECAMKIIQKNGFKDKIKLIPKISVKLTVGPDGDMPKKANILIAEVFDTELIGEGALPTFRHAYENLLEENSIVVPHSATIWVQVIESSDVHAWNKVQPLKSRNQCLIDTPNSAKSCYGIEYVHDLQLTQFPYDAFTPLIPPQPVFSFDFTGKTPISYSETVNLRVKPTLTGTAHAVFMWWDLNMDVDNKILLSCAPVWEHPDAKKMLREGLSLSEIADIIPWRDHWMQAIYHLPSETPVVAGNEVNLIGSHDDYSLRFDLIHETTLRTPVCSCGIHIAYSRTRIGQLNDQKRNEKYIRALEKKITSDTVCLCLSDGCLLSLAAVKLGAKKVFILETELHSRKCIEKFITFNNLSKEIQIVKSAFDLPSEDEINLIFGEPYFITSKLPWENLMFWYLGSKYSSRVQRIPIGATILAVAVEFKDLHKIRATLGVCEGYDLSIFDALLQESSERTDSSVEPQPLWEYPARALSLPFVIQKFDLTQYHNFKNIHITDTVPILENGSCNGVCLWVDWHLNTEITVSSGPTRAIQPGTQISWDPFTRQGVYLFRDITDVTQQSILHWSFDFTPELFTNMKFDFHVLSEPLK is encoded by the exons aTGTCTCTCGAAAATGCAAATATGCGTCCATTGACCGGTTTTGATAACTGGATGGATGATGATACTTTCGATTATTACCAAGAAATTGCGAGATCAGCGTTTGCTGATATGCTACACGATCATGAAAGA aatcaGAAGTATTACGCTGctctaaaaattgcaattgaaagAAAACATCAAATGGGAGAGGAGGCGAATGTTCTTGATATAGGAACTGGTACTGGTTTGTTTTCGATGATGGCTGCTACATGTGGAGCTGATACTGTAACAGCATGTGAG TTTTTCTCACCAATGGCTGAGTGTGCTATGAAAATAATCCAAAAAAATGGTTTCAAAGACAAGATCAAACTGATACCAAAAATATCTGTGAAACTAACAGTAGGACCGGATGGTGATATGCCCAAGAAAgcaaacattttaattgcagAAGTTTTTGATACAGAACTTATTGGAGAAGGAGCACTTCCTACATTTAGACACGCTTATGAAAACCTACTCGAA GAAAACAGTATAGTTGTGCCGCATAGTGCCACAATTTGGGTACAAGTTATTGAAAGCTCTGATGTGCATGCATGGAATAAAGTACAACCATTAAAATCTAGAAACCAATGTTTGATTGATACTCCAAATTCTGCAAAGTCCTGTTATGGAATTGAATATGTACACGATTTACAGTTAACACAATTTCCATATGATGCATTTACACCTCTGATACCACCCCAGCCTGTATTTAG TTTTGATTTTACTGGCAAAACTCCGATATCGTATTCCGAAACAGTGAATTTACGTGTGAAGCCAACATTGACTGGTACAGCTCATGCTGTTTTTATGTGGTGGGATTTGAACATGGATGTAGACAATAAG ATTTTACTAAGTTGCGCACCTGTTTGGGAGCATCCGGATGCCAAAAAAATGCTACGCGAAGGTTTAAGTCTTTCAGAAATAGCCGATATAATACCATGGAGGGACCATTGGATGCAAGCTATTTATCATTTACCCTCAGAAACTCCAGTTGTTGCCGGTAATGAAGTCAATCTAATCGGATCTCACGACGACTACTCTTTACGGTTTGATTT AATCCACGAAACAACCCTTAGAACACCTGTGTGCAGTTGCGGTATTCACATCGCTTATTCCAGAACTCGTATAGGGCAATTAAACGAccagaaacgaaacgaaaaatatatcagAGCACTGGAGAAGAAAATTACCTCAGATACCGTTTGTTTGTGTTTATCGGATGGTTGTTTGTTAAGCCTTGCAGCTGTTAAATTAGGAGCTAAGAAAGTATTCATTTTAGAAACAGAACTCCATTCAAGAAAatgcatagaaaaatttatcacaTTCAACAATTTGTcgaaagaaatacaaattgtaAAATCGGCATTTGATCTGCCTTCGgaagatgaaattaatttaattttcggtGAACCATACTTTATTACCTCTAAGCTGCCGTGGGAGAATCTTATGTTCTGGTATCTTGGTTCAAAGTATTCATCTCGTGTACAAAGAATACCGATTGGAGCAACGATATTAGCTGTTGCTGTCGAATTCAAAGATCTCCATAAAATACGAGCTACACTTGGGGTTTGCGAAGGTTATGACTTATCGATCTTTGATGCACTTCTTCAA GAATCGAGCGAGAGAACCGACAGTTCGGTAGAACCCCAACCACTGTGGGAGTATCCTGCGAGAGCATTAAGTTTACCTTTTGTTATTCAAAAGTTCGATTTAACACAATATcataatttcaagaatataCATATCACCGACACAGTTCCAATTTTAGA GAATGGATCGTGTAACGGCGTATGTTTGTGGGTGGATTGGCATTTAAACACTGAGATTACAGTATCGTCAGGACCAACACGGGCAATACAGCCCGGTACACAAATATCGTGGGATCCATTCACAAGACAAggtgtatatttatttagagacATAACAGACGTTACGCAACAAAGTATTCTTCATTGGTCATTCGACTTTACGCCAGAACTTTTCACgaatatgaaatttgattttcatgTATTGTCAGAACCACTGAAATAA
- the Dtwd2 gene encoding DTW domain containing 2, translating to MTNEESVWQELSEIYADPPETRNKCTQCKRPVPVCWCPGLPKHVVRPASRIIILQHPAEVKRCLRTAPMLALGLEPGKCITYRGKKFPLPKHEGLTEILNDKNTLLLYPSTDAIPLDKLTPVGTDGQEPYNLILLDGTWPQAKAIYHSSPALGLLRACKLVGVPTSEYVIRTQPTEGCLSTLETGAFALSILEGDPELKNRMLGPLHYLCRFQLENGAVTHQSKEFLIKQKAYPKLIGRRLAKQLRMLPEESS from the exons atgacaAACGAGGAATCTGTATGGCAAGAATTATCAGAAATATATGCTGATCCTCCGGAAACAAGAAACAAATGCACGCAATGCAA AAGACCAGTGCCAGTATGTTGGTGTCCAGGACTACCGAAACACGTAGTGCGTCCTGCatcaagaataattattctgcaACACCCTGCTGAAGTAAAGCGTTGTTTAAGAACGGCGCCTATGCTTGCTTTAGGTCTAGAACCTGGAAAATGCATCACTTATAG GGGGAAGAAGTTTCCATTACCAAAGCACGAAGGATTAACAGAAATTTTGAATGACAAGAATACTCTATTACTTTATCCATCGACTGATGCTATACCACTCGATAAATTGACTCCTGTTGGTACAGATGGACAAGAGCCTtataatcttattttattagatgGTACTTGGCCACAGGCAAAG GCAATATACCATTCTAGTCCAGCACTTGGCCTTTTAAGAGCATGCAAACTGGTTGGAGTTCCAACAAGTGAATATGTTATTAGAACACAGCCAACCGAAGGATGTTTATCTACGCTTGAAACTGGTGCTTTTGCGCTTTCCATTTTAGAAGGTGATccagaattgaaaaatagaatgcTTGGACCTCTGCATTATCTTTGCAG atttcaGTTGGAAAATGGTGCTGTAACTCATCAGAGTaaagaatttcttattaaacaGAAAGCTTATCCTAAACTTATAGGACGTCGGCTAGCAAAACAATTACGCATGTTACCTGAGGAATCGTcgtaa